From a single Anaerolineales bacterium genomic region:
- the gyrA gene encoding DNA gyrase subunit A codes for MELGIVRKIDIDTEMQQAYLDYAMSVIVARALPDARDGLKPVQRRILYAMYDMGLRADSPYKKSARIVGEVLGKYHPHGDSAVYEAMARMAQDFSLRTLLVDGQGNFGSVDGDPPAAMRYTEARLTSAALDILFDLNKNTVNYAPNFDDTLEEPSVLPAAIPNLLVNGATGIAVGMATSIPPHNLGEIVDALVFMIQKWEKLDDIDVEQLMKFVQGPDFPTGGLIVQEKGEEGLESAYGSGRGKITVQAKAHVEEMERGKNRIIVTELPYMVNKSSLIERIAELARDGHLEGLSDLRDESDRQGMRIVIELTKNADPNFVLRELYRRTPMQTTFSINLLALVDGEPRTLTLKQALRVYVEHRLEVIKRRAQFDLEKAKARQHILEGYLVALKNLDEIINLIRSAADVETARAKLMKRYKLTELQANAILDMQLRRLAALERKKIETEYKEVSTLIKELTTLLKSPKLMRGVVADELQKVKAAYADRRRTQIVSVKDGAKGMQALTTNDLLPQQTVWIGVTDDGLVSRTADDKQPRHSGNDAPRFLVRASTTDTVYFVSKLGKAAAVAAHLIPQANKLSQGIAYFKVSPLTENDALAAVFALPASKSALGEETCVITITRFGMLKKSLVSELPGPSSQTFTMVKVNEGDRLGWVGLTDGKKEILLVTAGGMAIRFKEDDVRPMGLVAAGVNGMKLDEKDEVVGAEILPAEGDIFILTSDGKAKRVDVKDFPVQGRYGKGVVAWDLPDKVVLAAIASGKPNYMATIHLTKGAPKSTRLDAAGVRKRASTKGDLIVEVKPGEAVTSVNVGWTVERFLGAQKAEGKKDGKRRPERAEGKKEAKPKKAAPVKTKSPKGKKPAAKPKAKPVKKKKK; via the coding sequence ATGGAACTTGGTATCGTACGAAAAATTGACATCGACACCGAAATGCAACAGGCGTATCTCGATTACGCCATGTCGGTGATCGTGGCGCGCGCCCTGCCTGATGCCCGTGACGGGCTCAAACCCGTGCAGAGGCGCATTCTGTACGCAATGTATGACATGGGGTTGCGTGCCGATTCACCGTATAAAAAATCCGCGCGTATTGTCGGCGAGGTGCTGGGAAAATACCACCCGCATGGCGACTCGGCGGTCTATGAAGCGATGGCGCGCATGGCGCAGGATTTTTCGCTGCGCACCCTGCTGGTGGATGGACAGGGTAATTTCGGTTCGGTGGATGGCGACCCGCCCGCTGCGATGCGTTATACCGAGGCGAGACTTACCTCCGCCGCGCTCGACATTCTGTTTGATCTCAATAAAAATACCGTTAACTACGCCCCGAACTTCGACGACACGCTCGAAGAGCCGAGCGTGCTGCCAGCCGCCATCCCCAACCTGCTGGTGAACGGCGCGACGGGTATCGCGGTCGGTATGGCGACCTCCATTCCGCCGCACAACCTCGGCGAGATCGTGGATGCGCTGGTCTTCATGATCCAAAAATGGGAAAAGCTCGACGACATCGACGTGGAACAGTTGATGAAATTCGTGCAGGGACCCGACTTCCCGACCGGCGGGTTGATCGTGCAGGAGAAGGGCGAGGAGGGACTTGAGTCCGCGTATGGTTCGGGGCGCGGCAAGATCACGGTGCAGGCGAAGGCGCACGTCGAGGAGATGGAGCGCGGCAAGAACCGCATCATCGTCACCGAACTGCCGTACATGGTCAACAAATCCAGCCTGATCGAGCGTATCGCCGAACTGGCGCGTGACGGACATCTGGAGGGTCTCTCCGACCTGCGCGATGAATCCGACCGCCAGGGCATGCGCATTGTCATCGAACTGACGAAGAACGCCGACCCGAATTTTGTCCTGCGCGAACTGTATCGCCGCACGCCGATGCAGACCACCTTCAGCATCAACCTGCTGGCATTGGTGGACGGCGAGCCGCGCACCTTAACCCTGAAGCAGGCACTCCGCGTCTACGTGGAACACAGGCTCGAGGTCATTAAGAGGCGGGCGCAATTCGATCTGGAAAAGGCGAAAGCGCGCCAGCACATCCTTGAAGGATACTTGGTCGCGTTGAAGAATCTGGATGAGATCATCAACCTCATCCGCTCCGCCGCGGACGTGGAAACTGCGCGGGCAAAACTGATGAAGCGTTACAAGCTGACGGAGTTGCAGGCGAACGCGATCCTTGACATGCAACTGCGCCGTCTTGCCGCGCTTGAGCGCAAGAAGATCGAAACCGAATACAAGGAAGTGAGCACACTGATCAAGGAGCTGACGACGCTGTTGAAGTCGCCGAAGTTGATGCGCGGCGTGGTGGCGGACGAACTGCAAAAGGTGAAAGCCGCCTACGCCGACCGCCGCCGCACGCAGATCGTCAGCGTGAAGGACGGGGCGAAGGGTATGCAGGCGCTGACCACCAATGACCTGCTGCCCCAGCAAACCGTGTGGATCGGCGTGACCGACGACGGCTTGGTCTCGCGCACCGCGGACGATAAACAGCCGCGTCATTCCGGCAACGATGCGCCGCGTTTCCTGGTCAGGGCTTCGACGACAGATACGGTTTACTTCGTCAGCAAACTTGGTAAAGCCGCCGCGGTCGCCGCGCATTTGATCCCGCAGGCGAATAAATTGAGTCAGGGGATCGCATACTTCAAAGTCTCGCCGCTGACCGAGAACGATGCGCTTGCGGCAGTCTTTGCATTGCCCGCCAGTAAATCCGCGCTCGGCGAAGAGACCTGCGTCATCACGATCACGCGCTTCGGCATGCTCAAGAAGAGTCTCGTCAGCGAATTACCCGGTCCTTCCTCGCAAACCTTTACGATGGTCAAGGTCAACGAAGGCGACCGGCTTGGCTGGGTCGGCTTGACGGATGGAAAGAAGGAAATCCTGCTGGTCACGGCAGGTGGCATGGCGATCCGCTTCAAGGAGGATGATGTGCGCCCGATGGGACTTGTCGCGGCGGGTGTGAACGGCATGAAACTGGACGAGAAGGACGAGGTTGTCGGCGCGGAGATCCTGCCCGCCGAAGGCGATATCTTCATTCTGACCAGCGACGGCAAAGCCAAGCGCGTGGATGTGAAGGACTTCCCCGTGCAGGGACGCTACGGCAAGGGCGTGGTCGCGTGGGATCTGCCGGACAAAGTGGTGCTTGCCGCCATCGCCAGCGGAAAGCCGAATTACATGGCGACCATCCACTTGACGAAGGGCGCGCCCAAATCCACGCGGCTGGATGCGGCGGGCGTACGCAAACGCGCCTCCACCAAGGGCGACCTGATCGTGGAAGTGAAACCCGGCGAAGCTGTGACCTCGGTCAATGTCGGCTGGACGGTGGAGCGGTTCCTTGGCGCGCAGAAGGCGGAGGGGAAGAAAGATGGAAAGCGCCGCCCTGAGCGCGCCGAAGGGAAGAAAGAAGCGAAGCCGAAGAAAGCCGCGCCTGTTAAGACAAAATCCCCGAAAGGGAAGAAGCCAGCGGCGAAACCCAAAGCGAAGCCGGTGAAGAAGAAAAAAAAGTAG
- a CDS encoding calcium/sodium antiporter — protein sequence MLSTILLFILGLVVLIAGAELLVRGSSRLAAAFGVSPLVIGLTIVALGTASPEIAVSIQAAATGQGDLTIGNVLGSNIFNILFVLGVSALIAPILIAEQLIRLDVPIMIGVSVLAYLLVLDGRLGRLDCALLFAGVVAYTIFSFRQSRKEVRAVQDEYAQEYEAKEPSTLKNILKNIAFVIAGLSLLVLGARWLVDAASSIAVALGVSQLIIGLTIVAIGTSLPEVATSLVAALKGESDIAVGNAVGSNIYNLLGVLGIAGLVSPAGINVTGQVLRFDFLVMLFVAIITLPIFYVDSRISRLEGGILFSYYVFYTLYLILHAADSAALPAYTMFFYSYAALTFLIILIGAVRFLHNRRRST from the coding sequence ATGCTCTCCACAATCCTGCTTTTCATTCTGGGACTGGTTGTCCTCATTGCCGGCGCGGAACTGTTGGTGCGCGGATCATCGCGGCTGGCGGCGGCATTCGGCGTTTCGCCGCTTGTTATCGGTCTGACCATCGTGGCGTTGGGGACGGCTTCGCCGGAGATCGCCGTGTCCATTCAAGCCGCCGCCACCGGGCAGGGCGATCTGACAATCGGCAATGTGCTCGGTTCGAATATCTTCAACATCCTGTTCGTGCTTGGCGTCAGCGCATTGATCGCCCCCATTCTGATCGCGGAACAACTCATCCGCCTTGATGTACCGATCATGATCGGCGTTTCCGTGCTTGCTTATTTGCTCGTGCTGGATGGACGGCTTGGGCGGCTGGACTGCGCGCTCCTTTTTGCCGGCGTGGTCGCCTACACCATCTTTTCGTTCCGCCAAAGCCGCAAGGAGGTCAGGGCGGTGCAGGATGAATATGCCCAGGAATACGAAGCGAAAGAACCGTCCACGTTGAAGAACATTCTGAAGAATATTGCCTTTGTCATTGCGGGATTAAGCCTGCTGGTGTTGGGTGCACGCTGGCTGGTGGATGCCGCTTCTTCCATTGCGGTGGCGCTGGGCGTGAGCCAGTTGATCATCGGTCTGACCATTGTGGCGATCGGCACCTCCCTGCCGGAAGTTGCCACGTCGCTTGTGGCGGCGCTGAAAGGGGAAAGCGACATTGCCGTCGGCAATGCGGTGGGCAGCAATATCTACAACTTGCTCGGCGTGCTGGGCATTGCAGGGCTGGTCTCCCCGGCGGGGATCAACGTCACAGGGCAGGTGCTGCGTTTCGATTTTCTTGTCATGCTGTTCGTGGCGATTATCACTCTTCCCATCTTTTATGTGGACAGCAGGATCTCGCGTCTCGAAGGCGGCATATTGTTTTCGTACTATGTGTTCTATACGCTCTATCTCATCCTACACGCCGCGGACAGCGCAGCACTCCCTGCGTATACCATGTTCTTTTACAGTTATGCCGCGCTGACATTCCTGATCATTCTGATCGGTGCCGTCCGTTTCCTGCACAACAGAAGACGTTCCACTTGA
- a CDS encoding SH3 domain-containing protein, whose translation MMRLSKIYSPLFILLLVSAACSVPGVATPDAGSISTAAAQTVIAGLTEGAPVELPSPTLEFTPTPEFTFTPSLTPTETQTPTPLFTATSTVSLISVSVNTNCRVGPGRVYGRVGALLVGQSAEVHGRDPGGNYWYIRNPGAGAQFCWVWGEYATLTGPYMFLPVFTPPPTPTATMTPTPVPDFNLEYAGLDSCSGWWVEIKLKNTGPLAFRSLRIEVKDTVTGTELVALVDNFTDLDSCLKTTTKDVLNPGDTFTVSAPMFAYNPGGNAMRVNVTLCPSPGQNGACITRSINFTP comes from the coding sequence ATGATGCGCTTATCAAAAATATATTCGCCCCTGTTCATCTTATTGCTCGTCAGCGCAGCCTGTTCCGTGCCGGGTGTGGCAACGCCGGATGCGGGCAGTATCAGCACCGCCGCCGCGCAGACCGTGATCGCAGGCTTGACCGAAGGCGCGCCGGTGGAACTTCCGTCTCCGACGTTGGAATTCACTCCGACGCCGGAGTTTACGTTTACGCCATCCCTCACACCGACCGAAACGCAGACTCCCACTCCGCTGTTCACTGCCACTTCGACCGTGTCGTTGATCAGCGTTTCCGTCAATACCAATTGCCGCGTGGGTCCGGGCAGGGTGTATGGACGTGTGGGCGCTTTGCTCGTAGGTCAGTCCGCTGAAGTGCATGGACGCGACCCGGGAGGAAATTACTGGTACATCCGCAATCCGGGCGCGGGAGCGCAATTCTGCTGGGTGTGGGGCGAGTATGCAACATTGACGGGTCCCTACATGTTCCTGCCGGTGTTTACGCCTCCGCCCACTCCGACAGCGACCATGACCCCTACACCGGTCCCCGATTTCAACCTTGAGTACGCCGGTCTGGATTCCTGTTCGGGGTGGTGGGTTGAGATCAAACTAAAGAATACCGGTCCGCTTGCGTTTCGATCGCTGCGGATCGAAGTCAAGGATACGGTCACCGGAACGGAACTTGTGGCGCTGGTAGACAATTTCACCGATCTGGATAGCTGTCTGAAAACGACCACCAAGGATGTGCTTAATCCCGGAGATACGTTCACGGTCAGCGCGCCGATGTTCGCATACAACCCCGGCGGCAATGCCATGCGGGTGAACGTCACATTGTGCCCCAGCCCGGGTCAAAACGGCGCTTGTATCACTCGAAGCATCAATTTCACCCCCTAG
- the rpoC gene encoding DNA-directed RNA polymerase subunit beta': protein METKGLTALRISLASPQTILSWSYGEVLKPETINYRRLRPEKDGLFCEAIFGPTRDWQCYCGKYKNPRYKGITCEKCGVEVTRSAVRRERMGHIALASPVAHIWYTRRIPSQMGMLLDISRRNLDRVLYFAQYIVTYVDEEARKKALQRLEDEISVSEREQAAEINARIADIKTKRDQQIAEFKQKQALLEQGYDEGIAEQLDPVIKEGQKLEKQLQDQMGEAAKKALVFEQTGEKIIDAGDKVASKHITLIQKTVQKKLESLENELKDKRQAEIEELKTQSAAIKAQADQDMEALRNELESQTSVSSNNSSRLRDELLELRPFTFISEIRYRELKQRWGQVFRADMGAEAFYDILERLDLDKLSEELWHEVRTTKSKQKRKKATTRLKVVEAFRRSGNRPEWMILTVLPVIPPDLRPMVQLDGGRFATSDLNDLYRRVINRNNRLKRLLELGAPDVIIRNEKRMLQEAVDSLIDNSQRGKALSRRGRRELKSLSDMLKGKKGRFRRNLLGKRVDYSGRSVIVVGPQLKLNQCGLPKSMALELYRPFVIAKLVQNGYAANVKGARRLIERNRPEVWEALESVIGDRPVLLNRAPTLHRLGIQAFEPILIEGSAIQLHPLVTTAFNADFDGDQMAVHVPLSQKAVTEARELMLASRNLLKPADGEPIISPSKDMVLGVYYLTMPQRAAHRGDGRAFADMDEVELAYALDQVDVHTEIKLRVQTWYNDNGARLPEAETRIIETTVGRVLFNRVLPEQVQFVNKKLDKGGVKDLIAEVYELCGRDVTTNVADRVKSIGFEYAMKSGTTLAVADISIPPERKPIIEDALKAVEVVLRDFRRGLLTEQEKNEREIQIWQETTDKVGDAVKKHMDPDGNLSTMATSGATKGGFSTISQLAGMRGLMADPSGRIIPMPIRSNFREGLTAQEYFISTHGARKGLADTALRTADAGYLTRRLVDIAQDIIINEHDCGTHDGIWIRKSDDVAGQSMANRMFSRLSADRILDPKTGEVLAEYNDVITHELARRITSAGVTEVKVRSPMTCELEHGICSKCYGVDLGRGEMVELGAAVGIVAAQSIGEPGTQLTLRTFHTGGVAATGAADITTGLPRVEEIFEARKMPKGEAMVAEISGIVRIQPSEKYPDMREVRIEHAEMIHDEYAIPEDWKFVAKDESEVQAGDILATKDKATIVAQHGGRVAVEKKEHKILVSYEQREEITEDIPNTSRLLVKDGMRVEAGQPLTEGSLNPHHILKIQGRDACQMYLMTEVQKVYRSQGQNIHDKHFEVIIRKMLSKVQVTRPGDSKYLPGDVVDRLEIRKINEQLISEGKQAARFSEVLLGVTKASLSTDSFLSASSFQHTIKVLASAAIGSTTDPLFGLKENVIIGKLIPAGTGFIHGRFTEGAEPVSDDGAELSPSPDAEPGD from the coding sequence CGGACCGACCCGCGACTGGCAATGTTACTGCGGAAAATATAAAAACCCGCGCTACAAGGGCATTACTTGTGAAAAATGCGGTGTGGAAGTAACCCGCTCTGCCGTCCGTCGCGAGCGCATGGGGCATATTGCGCTTGCATCCCCTGTTGCACATATCTGGTATACGCGCCGCATCCCGTCTCAGATGGGCATGCTGTTGGATATTTCCCGCCGCAACCTGGACCGGGTGCTGTATTTTGCCCAGTACATCGTGACCTACGTCGACGAGGAAGCCCGCAAGAAGGCGTTGCAGCGTCTTGAGGATGAGATCTCGGTCTCAGAGCGCGAGCAGGCTGCCGAGATCAACGCCCGCATTGCAGATATCAAGACCAAACGCGATCAGCAGATCGCCGAATTCAAGCAGAAGCAAGCGCTGCTCGAACAGGGCTATGACGAGGGCATCGCCGAGCAACTTGACCCTGTCATCAAGGAAGGTCAGAAACTGGAGAAGCAGCTTCAAGACCAAATGGGCGAAGCTGCCAAGAAAGCTCTCGTTTTTGAACAGACCGGCGAGAAGATCATCGACGCTGGTGACAAGGTCGCCAGCAAACACATTACACTGATTCAAAAGACCGTCCAGAAGAAACTGGAATCGCTTGAAAATGAATTGAAGGACAAGCGCCAGGCTGAGATCGAGGAATTGAAAACGCAATCCGCCGCCATCAAGGCACAGGCGGATCAGGACATGGAAGCTCTGCGCAACGAACTGGAGTCCCAGACTTCTGTCTCGTCCAATAACTCATCCCGCCTGCGCGATGAACTGTTGGAACTGCGTCCTTTCACCTTTATCAGCGAGATCCGCTACCGTGAATTGAAACAGCGTTGGGGACAGGTCTTCCGCGCCGATATGGGTGCCGAGGCGTTCTATGACATCCTCGAACGCCTTGACCTCGACAAACTTTCCGAAGAACTGTGGCACGAAGTCCGCACCACAAAGAGCAAGCAGAAGCGCAAGAAAGCCACCACCCGCCTTAAGGTCGTGGAGGCGTTCCGCCGCTCCGGCAACCGCCCTGAGTGGATGATCCTGACCGTCCTGCCGGTCATCCCCCCCGACCTGCGCCCGATGGTGCAGTTGGATGGCGGACGTTTCGCCACTTCCGATCTCAATGACTTGTACCGCCGCGTCATTAACCGCAACAACCGCTTGAAGAGATTGCTCGAACTTGGCGCGCCGGATGTCATCATCCGCAACGAGAAGCGTATGTTGCAGGAAGCCGTTGACAGCCTGATCGACAACAGCCAGCGCGGCAAGGCGCTCTCCCGCCGCGGACGCCGCGAACTCAAATCCCTGAGCGATATGCTCAAGGGTAAAAAGGGACGCTTCCGCCGCAACCTGCTCGGCAAGCGCGTGGACTATTCCGGGCGCTCCGTGATCGTGGTGGGTCCCCAACTCAAACTCAATCAGTGCGGTCTGCCCAAGAGCATGGCGTTGGAACTGTATCGTCCGTTCGTGATCGCCAAGCTTGTGCAGAACGGATATGCTGCCAACGTGAAGGGCGCCCGTCGCCTGATCGAACGCAACCGTCCCGAAGTATGGGAGGCGCTCGAAAGCGTCATTGGCGACCGCCCCGTGTTGTTGAATCGCGCTCCCACGCTGCACCGTCTCGGTATTCAGGCGTTCGAGCCGATCCTCATCGAAGGCTCTGCCATTCAGCTCCATCCGCTCGTCACCACCGCCTTCAACGCGGACTTTGACGGCGACCAGATGGCTGTGCATGTTCCGCTCTCGCAAAAAGCGGTGACCGAAGCACGTGAGCTGATGCTCGCTTCGCGCAACCTGCTCAAACCTGCGGACGGCGAACCGATCATTTCCCCGTCGAAGGACATGGTGCTGGGTGTGTATTACCTGACCATGCCCCAGCGCGCAGCGCACCGCGGTGACGGGCGCGCCTTCGCCGATATGGACGAAGTGGAACTCGCCTACGCGCTCGATCAGGTGGATGTGCATACCGAAATAAAACTTCGCGTGCAAACCTGGTACAACGATAACGGCGCGCGCCTGCCCGAAGCAGAAACCCGCATCATCGAAACGACAGTTGGACGCGTGCTCTTCAACCGCGTCCTGCCTGAACAGGTACAGTTTGTCAACAAAAAGCTTGATAAAGGCGGCGTGAAGGACCTGATCGCCGAAGTCTATGAACTTTGCGGACGCGATGTAACCACCAATGTGGCGGACCGCGTCAAGAGCATCGGTTTCGAATACGCCATGAAATCCGGCACGACGCTGGCGGTTGCGGATATTTCCATCCCGCCGGAACGCAAGCCGATCATCGAAGACGCCCTGAAAGCCGTTGAAGTGGTCCTGCGTGATTTCCGCCGCGGTCTGTTGACCGAGCAGGAAAAGAACGAACGCGAGATCCAGATCTGGCAGGAAACGACCGACAAGGTCGGCGACGCCGTGAAGAAGCATATGGACCCGGACGGCAACCTTTCCACCATGGCAACCTCCGGCGCGACCAAGGGCGGTTTCTCCACCATTTCCCAGTTGGCGGGTATGCGCGGTTTGATGGCTGACCCCTCCGGTCGCATCATCCCGATGCCGATCCGCTCCAACTTCCGTGAGGGACTCACCGCGCAGGAATACTTCATCTCCACGCACGGCGCGCGCAAGGGTCTGGCGGACACAGCCCTCCGCACGGCGGATGCGGGTTATCTCACCCGCCGCCTCGTGGACATCGCGCAGGATATCATCATCAACGAACATGATTGCGGCACTCATGACGGCATCTGGATCCGCAAATCGGATGACGTGGCTGGTCAATCCATGGCGAATCGCATGTTCAGTCGCCTGTCCGCGGACCGCATCCTCGACCCGAAAACGGGTGAAGTGCTTGCCGAATACAACGATGTCATCACACACGAACTGGCGCGCCGCATCACATCCGCCGGCGTGACCGAAGTCAAAGTCCGTTCTCCCATGACCTGTGAACTGGAACATGGTATTTGTTCCAAGTGTTACGGCGTTGATCTTGGACGCGGCGAAATGGTGGAACTTGGTGCGGCGGTCGGCATTGTTGCCGCCCAGTCTATCGGTGAGCCGGGCACACAGTTGACGCTCCGCACCTTCCATACCGGCGGTGTGGCGGCAACCGGCGCGGCAGACATCACCACCGGTCTCCCGCGCGTGGAGGAAATCTTCGAAGCGCGCAAGATGCCGAAGGGTGAAGCCATGGTCGCTGAGATCAGCGGCATTGTGCGCATCCAGCCGTCGGAAAAATACCCGGACATGCGCGAAGTCCGCATCGAACATGCCGAAATGATCCACGATGAATATGCCATCCCCGAGGATTGGAAGTTCGTCGCCAAGGACGAATCGGAAGTTCAGGCTGGCGACATCCTTGCCACTAAGGACAAAGCCACCATCGTTGCCCAGCACGGCGGGCGCGTGGCGGTCGAAAAGAAGGAACACAAGATCCTTGTCTCCTATGAACAACGCGAGGAGATCACCGAAGACATCCCGAACACATCCCGCCTGCTTGTCAAGGACGGCATGCGCGTGGAAGCCGGTCAACCGTTGACGGAAGGTTCGCTCAACCCGCACCACATCCTGAAAATTCAGGGACGCGACGCCTGCCAGATGTACTTGATGACCGAGGTTCAGAAGGTGTACCGCTCGCAGGGTCAGAACATCCACGACAAGCACTTTGAGGTCATCATCCGCAAGATGTTGAGCAAGGTGCAGGTCACCCGCCCCGGCGACAGCAAGTACCTGCCCGGTGACGTGGTCGACCGTCTCGAGATCCGCAAGATAAACGAGCAATTGATCTCGGAAGGTAAACAGGCGGCTCGTTTCAGCGAGGTCCTGCTCGGTGTTACCAAGGCATCGCTCAGCACCGACTCATTCCTCTCCGCCTCCTCCTTCCAGCATACCATCAAGGTGCTGGCAAGCGCCGCCATCGGCTCCACCACCGATCCGCTCTTCGGTTTGAAGGAGAACGTCATCATCGGCAAGCTCATCCCCGCCGGAACCGGTTTCATCCATGGACGGTTCACCGAGGGCGCGGAACCTGTCAGCGACGATGGCGCGGAACTTTCCCCATCGCCGGACGCGGAACCGGGCGACTAA